The Apodemus sylvaticus chromosome 22, mApoSyl1.1, whole genome shotgun sequence genome includes a region encoding these proteins:
- the Orai1 gene encoding calcium release-activated calcium channel protein 1 produces MHPEPAPPPSNSNPELPLSGGSSTSGSRRSRRRSGDGEPSGAPPLPPPPAVSYPDWIGQSYSEVMSLNEHSMQALSWRKLYLSRAKLKASSRTSALLSGFAMVAMVEVQLDTDHDYPPGLLIVFSACTTVLVAVHLFALMISTCILPNIEAVSNVHNLNSVKESPHERMHRHIELAWAFSTVIGTLLFLAEVVLLCWVKFLPLKRQAGQPSPTKPPAQPAVIANHSDSGGGITPGEAAAIASTAIMVPCGLVFIVFAVHFYRSLVSHKTDRQFQELNELAEFARLQDQLDHRGDHSLTPGTHYA; encoded by the exons ATGCATCCCGAGCCTGCCCCGCCCCCGAGCAACAGCAATCCCGAGCTTCCCttgagcggcggcagcagcactAGCGGCAGCCGCCGGAGCCGCCGCCGCAGCGGGGACGGGGAGCCCTCGGGGGCCCCACCGCTGCCGCCCCCGCCCGCCGTCAGCTACCCGGACTGGATCGGCCAGAGTTACTCCGAGGTGATGAGCCTCAACGAGCACTCGATGCAGGCGCTGTCCTGGCGCAAACTCTACTTGAGCCGCGCCAAGCTCAAAGCCTCCAGCCGGACCTCAGCTCTGCTCTCCGGCTTCGCCATG GTAGCGATGGTGGAAGTCCAGTTGGATACAGACCACGACTACCCGCCGGGGCTGCTCATTGTCTTCAGCGCCTGCACCACGGTGCTGGTGGCCGTGCACCTGTTCGCCCTCATGATCAGCACCTGCATCCTGCCCAACATCGAGGCCGTGAGCAACGTGCACAACCTCAACTCCGTCAAAGAGTCGCCCCACGAGCGCATGCACCGCCACATCGAGCTGGCCTGGGCCTTCTCGACGGTCATCGGGACGCTGCTTTTCCTGGCGGAAGTGGTGCTGCTCTGCTGGGTCAAGTTCTTACCGCTCAAGAGGCAAGCGGGCCAGCCAAGCCCCACCAAGCCTCCGGCACAACCAGCCGTCATCGCCAACCACAGCGACAGCGGCGGCGGCATCACCCCGGGTGAGGCGGCAGCCATCGCCTCCACGGCCATCATGGTTCCCTGCGGCCTGGTTTTCATCGTCTTTGCCGTTCACTTCTATCGCTCGCTGGTCAGCCATAAGACGGACCGACAGTTCCAGGAGCTCAACGAGCTGGCCGAGTTTGCCCGCTTGCAGGACCAGCTGGACCACAGAGGGGACCATTCTCTCACACCGGGCACCCACTATGCCTAA